In Bacillus sp. Cs-700, one genomic interval encodes:
- a CDS encoding glutaredoxin family protein, which yields MSKSVILYSKATCPLCDEAAYLLEELQEEMTFSIQTVDIYSDEALLEKFMVMIPVVEIEGEIVDYGRISKKTIRKRLL from the coding sequence ATGAGTAAATCGGTTATTTTATATTCGAAGGCGACATGTCCACTTTGTGATGAAGCAGCGTATCTTCTTGAGGAGTTACAGGAGGAAATGACGTTCTCAATACAAACGGTTGATATTTATAGCGATGAGGCGCTCTTGGAAAAGTTTATGGTCATGATTCCAGTTGTCGAAATAGAGGGTGAAATTGTTGATTATGGTCGAATTTCAAAAAAAACGATAAGAAAACGCTTACTTTAA
- the rpoN gene encoding RNA polymerase factor sigma-54, translated as MHKPTKKITGIVHYLIDNIDESGYLRINETEVMSYLDCDEFELTEAIRQVQLLDPPGIGARSLSECLSLQLNHEGEVFELARLLVSNHLKALAEKKYRELSKQYHVPVEQIQQAADLVADLNPRPGTKWFTEKTTYIVPDVMIQEKNGRFTVTLLDDDLPAMKVSNTYRSFKHNEAADYLKDKFQQVSWLMKSIEQRKQTLRAIMGVVIVHQQGFLRNGMSDLVPITLKEVANEAHVHESTVSRAIKSKYVQTPHGLYPLKDLFTSKLASESGEGASSSSVKLFIKELVENENKLKPLSDQKIVEALHIQRGIEVSRRTIAKYRDELKILSSSKRKRFT; from the coding sequence GTGCATAAACCTACCAAAAAAATAACCGGCATTGTCCATTATTTAATTGATAACATCGATGAAAGTGGCTACTTACGAATCAATGAAACAGAAGTGATGAGTTATTTAGACTGTGACGAATTTGAATTAACTGAAGCGATTCGACAGGTCCAGTTACTCGACCCTCCAGGTATTGGGGCTCGCTCTTTATCGGAATGTCTTTCCCTACAGCTAAATCATGAGGGGGAGGTCTTTGAACTTGCTCGATTGCTCGTATCTAATCATTTGAAAGCGCTAGCAGAAAAGAAATATCGTGAGCTTTCGAAGCAGTATCACGTACCTGTCGAACAAATTCAACAGGCAGCAGATTTGGTAGCAGATCTTAACCCGCGTCCAGGAACGAAGTGGTTTACTGAGAAAACAACGTACATCGTACCAGATGTTATGATCCAAGAGAAAAATGGGCGATTTACTGTTACATTGCTTGATGATGATTTGCCGGCAATGAAAGTGAGCAACACGTATCGATCATTTAAACATAATGAAGCAGCCGACTATTTGAAAGACAAATTCCAGCAAGTCAGCTGGTTAATGAAAAGCATTGAACAAAGAAAGCAGACGTTAAGGGCAATTATGGGTGTTGTGATTGTCCATCAACAAGGATTTTTAAGAAATGGCATGAGTGACCTTGTACCGATTACATTGAAAGAAGTAGCTAATGAAGCTCATGTCCATGAATCGACAGTAAGTCGCGCCATTAAAAGTAAATATGTTCAAACGCCACATGGTTTGTACCCACTAAAAGATTTGTTCACTTCAAAGTTAGCGAGTGAATCTGGGGAAGGGGCTTCTTCTTCCAGTGTTAAGCTCTTTATTAAAGAACTTGTGGAGAATGAGAATAAACTCAAACCGTTATCAGACCAAAAAATTGTAGAAGCTCTTCATATCCAGCGTGGAATTGAGGTATCAAGACGAACAATTGCAAAGTATCGAGACGAATTAAAGATTTTAAGTTCATCAAAGCGAAAGAGATTTACGTAA
- the clpP gene encoding ATP-dependent Clp endopeptidase proteolytic subunit ClpP encodes MVLIPTVIEQTNRGERAYDIYSRLLKDRIIMLGTAIDDNVSNAVVAQLLFLAAEDPDKDISLYINSPGGSITAGMAIYDTMQFIKPKVSTICIGMAASMGAFLLAAGEPGKRYALPNSEVMIHQPLGGTQGQASDIEIHAKRIIQMREKLNKILSERTGQPLETIDRDTDRDRFMEATEAKEYGLIDEVMEKKA; translated from the coding sequence ATGGTTTTAATTCCAACGGTAATTGAACAAACAAACCGCGGTGAAAGAGCGTACGACATTTATTCTCGTCTTCTTAAGGATCGCATTATCATGCTAGGAACAGCAATTGACGACAACGTTTCAAACGCTGTAGTCGCTCAGCTTCTTTTCCTTGCTGCAGAAGATCCTGATAAAGATATCTCACTTTACATTAACAGCCCTGGTGGTTCGATCACAGCAGGTATGGCAATTTACGATACAATGCAATTTATCAAGCCGAAAGTATCAACAATCTGTATCGGTATGGCTGCATCTATGGGTGCTTTCCTTCTTGCAGCTGGTGAGCCTGGGAAGCGTTATGCGCTCCCAAACAGTGAAGTAATGATTCACCAACCGCTCGGTGGTACGCAAGGTCAGGCTTCTGACATTGAAATTCACGCAAAACGTATCATTCAAATGCGCGAAAAGCTGAACAAAATTCTTTCTGAACGTACAGGTCAACCACTTGAAACAATTGATCGCGACACGGATCGTGACCGTTTCATGGAAGCAACAGAAGCGAAAGAGTACGGCTTAATTGATGAAGTAATGGAAAAGAAAGCATAA
- a CDS encoding HPr family phosphocarrier protein, with protein MVQKEVVVTLDTGLQARPAALFVQEANRFNADIFLEKDGKKVNAKSIMGIMSLAVGTGASVILTVDGNDEEDAMSSLMDFVQKD; from the coding sequence GTGGTTCAAAAAGAAGTTGTTGTGACATTAGATACAGGATTACAAGCTCGACCTGCGGCCCTTTTCGTGCAGGAAGCCAACCGATTTAACGCGGATATTTTCCTCGAAAAAGATGGAAAGAAAGTGAATGCCAAAAGCATTATGGGTATCATGAGCCTTGCGGTTGGAACAGGTGCTTCTGTTATTTTAACTGTTGATGGTAATGACGAAGAGGATGCTATGTCATCACTCATGGATTTTGTGCAAAAAGATTAA
- the whiA gene encoding DNA-binding protein WhiA, with amino-acid sequence MSFAADTKKELTQLESKPCCARSELAALIRMNGSISFGNRQLILNIPTEHAAIARRIYTLIKRIYNYDVELLVRKKMRLKKNNVYIVRVSAKARELLEDLGIMDNAFTFTRTISSDFTKKACCKRSYLRGAFLAGGSINHPETSYHLEIFSMYEEHTESLCNLMNEFGLNAKMLERKKGYIVYIKEGEKITEFLSVVGAHQALLYFEDVRIMKDMRNSVNRIVNCETANLNKTVGAAFRQVENIRFIQKEVGLEILPDKLREIAELRVKHQDVTLKELGEMVTGGAISKSGINHRLRKIDQIADKLRNGKPIS; translated from the coding sequence ATGTCATTTGCTGCTGATACAAAGAAAGAATTAACGCAGTTAGAAAGCAAACCTTGTTGTGCAAGATCAGAACTAGCAGCTCTTATACGAATGAATGGATCTATTTCTTTTGGAAACAGACAGTTGATTTTAAACATTCCGACAGAACACGCTGCCATTGCAAGAAGGATTTATACGCTTATTAAGCGGATTTACAATTATGATGTTGAACTGCTTGTCCGTAAGAAGATGAGATTGAAGAAAAACAATGTTTACATTGTTCGGGTCTCAGCAAAAGCGAGAGAGCTTCTTGAAGATCTCGGTATTATGGATAATGCATTTACGTTTACTAGAACGATTTCGAGTGATTTTACGAAAAAGGCCTGTTGCAAACGCTCTTATCTAAGAGGAGCATTTCTTGCTGGGGGTTCAATTAATCATCCTGAAACCTCTTATCATCTCGAAATCTTCTCCATGTATGAAGAGCATACAGAGTCACTTTGTAACTTAATGAATGAATTTGGTTTAAATGCGAAGATGCTTGAGCGAAAGAAAGGTTACATCGTCTATATCAAAGAAGGTGAAAAGATTACAGAGTTTTTAAGTGTTGTCGGGGCTCATCAGGCGCTGCTTTACTTTGAAGATGTTCGCATCATGAAAGATATGCGAAATTCTGTTAATCGGATTGTGAATTGTGAAACAGCCAATTTGAATAAGACAGTCGGTGCAGCTTTTCGGCAGGTTGAGAACATTCGCTTTATCCAAAAAGAAGTTGGGCTTGAAATTCTTCCTGATAAACTAAGGGAGATTGCAGAACTTAGAGTGAAACACCAGGATGTAACGTTAAAAGAGCTTGGCGAGATGGTCACAGGAGGAGCGATTAGCAAATCCGGAATCAATCACAGGTTGAGAAAAATTGACCAAATTGCTGATAAGCTTCGTAATGGTAAGCCAATTTCATAG
- a CDS encoding YvcK family protein encodes MDETNLPKAVVIGGGTGLSVLLRGLKKFPVDITAIVTVADDGGSSGRLRDEFDIPPPGDVRNVITALSEVEPLLEGLMQHRFKNGNGLSGHSLGNLMLAAMTDITGDFVKGVREMCRVLNVRGEVLPASNQSIVLHAEMRDGTFVQGESQIPKVNKAIKRVFLSPPGIKALPESIRAIREADLIVLGPGSLYTSILPNLLVPGIAKEIQQAKARKVYVCNVMTQLGETENYTASDHVQALIDHIGYKLMDTIIVNEEMIPSFYEKRYAQERAEVVQYDENRLKSFGFHVISDKIIQYDEKYVRHDAKKISSILLSLLDDRRA; translated from the coding sequence ATGGATGAGACTAATCTGCCAAAGGCTGTCGTCATTGGCGGAGGAACAGGCCTATCGGTACTTCTACGTGGACTTAAAAAGTTTCCTGTCGACATCACTGCCATTGTAACAGTAGCCGACGATGGAGGAAGTTCAGGTCGATTGCGTGACGAGTTCGATATTCCTCCTCCAGGCGATGTGCGAAATGTCATTACAGCTTTATCTGAAGTTGAACCTTTATTAGAGGGATTGATGCAGCATCGCTTTAAAAACGGAAATGGTTTATCAGGTCATTCTCTTGGTAACTTAATGCTCGCTGCCATGACCGATATTACCGGAGACTTTGTAAAAGGCGTAAGAGAAATGTGTCGCGTCTTGAACGTGCGAGGTGAAGTTCTCCCTGCATCGAATCAAAGCATTGTTTTACATGCGGAAATGCGTGATGGAACGTTTGTACAAGGTGAATCCCAAATTCCAAAAGTAAACAAAGCAATTAAACGAGTATTTCTTTCACCACCAGGGATCAAAGCGCTACCCGAATCGATTCGAGCCATTCGTGAAGCAGATTTAATTGTACTTGGACCAGGTAGTTTGTATACAAGCATTTTACCGAATTTACTTGTGCCAGGCATTGCGAAAGAAATTCAGCAGGCAAAAGCAAGAAAAGTATATGTTTGTAATGTTATGACTCAGTTAGGTGAAACAGAAAATTATACGGCGAGTGACCACGTGCAGGCACTCATTGATCACATTGGCTATAAACTTATGGATACGATTATTGTAAATGAAGAAATGATTCCCTCTTTTTACGAAAAACGTTATGCACAAGAACGAGCAGAGGTTGTGCAATATGACGAAAATCGTCTGAAGAGCTTTGGTTTTCATGTAATCAGTGATAAAATTATCCAATACGATGAGAAATATGTACGCCATGATGCGAAAAAAATATCATCGATTCTTCTATCTTTATTAGACGATAGAAGAGCATGA
- the rapZ gene encoding RNase adapter RapZ, with protein MTDLIDKRIHMVIITGMSGAGKTVAMQCFEDIGYFCIDNLPPALLPKFVEMVDGSEGKLNKVALVMDLRGGDFFDHLVEAVDHLDSHDRLDAEVLFLDSKDSTLVRRYKETRRSHPLAPEGLPLEGIQKEREMLEELKGRSQQIIDTSDIKPVQLREKIMDRFSNNEKENFGVNVMSFGFKYGIPIDADLVFDIRFLPNPHYVEHLRPKTGVEEEVANYVFKWKETQIFLEKLIDMLAYMLPQYKREGKSQLVIGIGCTGGKHRSVAFAEHIGHHFESEYRTNITHRDIEKGKGHK; from the coding sequence ATGACCGATTTAATCGATAAACGCATTCATATGGTCATTATTACAGGAATGAGTGGTGCGGGTAAAACGGTTGCGATGCAGTGTTTTGAAGATATTGGCTACTTCTGTATTGATAACCTGCCGCCAGCCCTCTTACCGAAATTCGTTGAAATGGTTGACGGATCAGAGGGAAAGTTAAATAAAGTTGCGCTCGTGATGGACTTACGCGGCGGAGATTTCTTTGATCATCTAGTGGAAGCCGTTGATCATTTGGATTCACATGATCGCTTAGATGCAGAAGTGCTCTTCCTTGATTCAAAAGACTCCACGCTTGTCAGACGCTATAAAGAAACAAGGCGCTCTCATCCGCTTGCACCAGAAGGTTTACCGCTTGAAGGTATTCAAAAAGAACGTGAAATGTTGGAAGAGCTGAAAGGGCGCTCCCAACAAATTATTGATACAAGCGATATTAAACCGGTGCAACTGCGAGAGAAAATCATGGATCGCTTTTCGAACAATGAAAAAGAAAACTTTGGCGTAAACGTGATGTCATTTGGCTTTAAATACGGCATTCCGATTGATGCTGACCTTGTATTTGATATTCGCTTTCTTCCAAACCCTCATTATGTGGAGCATTTGCGGCCAAAAACAGGTGTGGAGGAAGAAGTAGCGAACTATGTATTTAAGTGGAAGGAAACACAAATCTTTCTTGAGAAGTTAATCGATATGCTTGCTTATATGCTCCCTCAATATAAGAGAGAAGGGAAGAGTCAGCTAGTCATCGGCATTGGCTGTACGGGCGGAAAGCATCGTTCTGTCGCTTTTGCAGAACACATCGGTCATCACTTTGAATCAGAGTATCGAACAAATATTACGCATCGGGATATTGAAAAAGGGAAGGGTCACAAATAA
- a CDS encoding 8-oxo-dGTP diphosphatase gives MTIVQRVTNCILNDEANDRVLLLQKPRRGWWVAPGGKMESEESIRDSVIREFREETGVYLKNPKLKGIFTFIIKENEVTKSEWMMFTFLATEYDGESVEKSAEGKVAWVKTDDVSDLPMAPGDYHILDYMMKGHGIIYGTFTYTPDFKLLSYRLDPS, from the coding sequence AACTGCATTTTAAATGACGAAGCAAATGATCGCGTACTCTTACTACAAAAGCCGCGCCGAGGTTGGTGGGTTGCACCAGGTGGAAAGATGGAATCGGAAGAATCCATCCGTGATTCGGTGATTCGCGAGTTCCGAGAAGAGACTGGTGTTTATTTAAAGAACCCCAAACTTAAGGGGATTTTCACATTCATTATTAAAGAAAATGAAGTAACTAAGTCTGAATGGATGATGTTTACGTTTCTTGCAACGGAATATGATGGGGAATCAGTAGAAAAGTCAGCAGAAGGAAAAGTAGCTTGGGTAAAAACAGATGATGTGAGTGACCTTCCAATGGCTCCGGGAGATTATCATATTCTTGACTATATGATGAAAGGCCATGGAATAATTTATGGAACGTTCACCTATACCCCCGATTTCAAATTACTTTCTTATCGACTAGACCCGTCTTAA